From the genome of Mastacembelus armatus chromosome 12, fMasArm1.2, whole genome shotgun sequence:
CCCGTCAGCTATAcagtgacatgtttttatttttgtctgattGATCAGGAGATGGCCAGGTTGGCTTTGAAGAATTTGTCACATTGCTTGGTCCTAAGCTCTCTGCTGCTGGAATGCCTGATAAGTTTCACGGAGCAGACTTTGATTCAGTGTTTTGGAAGGTATATGTTGTCATCAGTATCATCAATCAAGTATATATAAGTATACATAAAGTACAAGTCTTCTTCTTGCCTGAGggattttctgttgtttttgatAAAGAGCCATCTGTTTTAATAGAGTGTAAAAATTACTGAAATTAATCAACTATGTAGTATTATTATTGCATCGAAATTATATTGCAAGTTTCATCTTTGAGCTTGCTCACATAAGTTCTTGATTTTCAAGTGGCCTTACTGTAATAGACTAGACCATGTTGATTATTGCTTGCATTTAgttgtataaataaatgatttcactgtgtaattttaatgaaaatgtatgcTGTTACAACGGAATAGCCCACCTAACACTTTCACAGTAACAAGCCCTCATGGCCAGGAGCTACCCACTACAACCAATGTTAACTGCCAAACTGCAGTTTCTGTACATCCCTGCAGGCCATCGAGGGAAAACTTTTTGTTCTGTTAATTAGACTGTGGTGTTTTCTATCTTCCCAGTGTGACATGCAGAAACTGACTGTGGATGAACTTAAAAGATTGTTGTATGATACTTTCCGTGACCACCTTACCATGAAAGACATTGAGAACATCATCATGACTGAGGAGAGCCACCTGAACAGTCCAGAGTCCCACGTGGACATTGACAGTATGTCTCATATAAGATTTTACTTCAGCACAtcattcagacttttttttttaaagctctgtTAAGACGCTCTGCTGTTCTAATATATTTTTCCAATTCTTTCCACAGCAAGCCCaacacaacaggaaaaacacacatgtgTGCGTAAAAGCCTGATTTGTGCCTTTGCAATTGCATTCATCATCAGCGTTATGCTCATTGCGGCAAATCAAATGCTCCGCAGGGGGATGAAGTGAATATGTTCCCCACTGGTTACACGGAGATTTAAGGATGgacacttgaaaaaaaaaaaaaaaagtaaatgtcaaCCAAACTACTTTACTGTTTCTTGTTTCCTTCAATGTTTTCAACAATGGTACTCTCACAGCTTCTTTCTATAATGGATGAATTGATGTCATACAGTGGATCTGCATGACCACTAATCACAGCATATCATAGTAAAACcgaaagaacaaaagaaagatgTTTTAAGGGCTGATTCGTATCCTAAAACAGTACTATCTCAC
Proteins encoded in this window:
- the cabp7b gene encoding calcium-binding protein 7, producing MPVRAVTTRFMYKGLCTIPDVLSYRTPVTLPEDEVEEIREAFKVFDRDGNGFISKQELGMAMRSLGYMPNEVELEVIIQRLDMDGDGQVGFEEFVTLLGPKLSAAGMPDKFHGADFDSVFWKCDMQKLTVDELKRLLYDTFRDHLTMKDIENIIMTEESHLNSPESHVDIDTSPTQQEKHTCVRKSLICAFAIAFIISVMLIAANQMLRRGMK